A part of Doryrhamphus excisus isolate RoL2022-K1 chromosome 8, RoL_Dexc_1.0, whole genome shotgun sequence genomic DNA contains:
- the zc3h4 gene encoding zinc finger CCCH domain-containing protein 4 isoform X3 — MSVAIWWWWSSHVAVVLQLCATLTPQHLSLKCSITAMGSQWPLIRHEEGELEEGELEDDGGDVVMGGDASAAGGGGDGAGEAGGGDGVAGDGGGERPPRSRERHASSETDEERSHRRKRKRKKEREREKRRAKKKRKSKHKRHASSDEDYSDFSDDSDYSPNEKRKYREYSPPYPPTSHGGYGGSKKGGYMKMKMDKQGYGGYDDYEDDNYEGEEEEDMGDEEYDDYTKELNMYRKSKEGGRGGRGGRGRMKNMRGRGGMRGGRRGRGGSRGRGGRGGKMGDDDGDGYGEDMEYDDDYDNMGEDDYDDYQYKKSKDRGRGGRGGRGRGRGKGGRGMIRGKMRSRGRGRGDMGNDDDNNGDMDNGDGGGDVGPGMGKRNQHDKKGKAICKYYIEGRCTWGDHCNFSHDIELPKKKELCKFYITGYCAKADHCPYMHGEFPCKLFHTTGNCVNGDECMFSHDNLNDDTQELLSKMLAEDAEAGAEDEKEVEELKKQGINPLPKPPPGVGLLPTPPRPVPVDGNGGAGDFGPAAGDFGGVPVANQVSIVPKAPSEPGSVPGPVPCMGGPPVQNPEAVPYQGAPMNPNGPPQHMGPPPAGGGGGKKIPSLFEIKVQPTGQLAQKLAVRSQTPSSNQAATPAPGAPPTCFPTPQGMMSPDMQNIGPGMNQGPPMMGGFASGDCPPHGGAIPPQGGGNYFNTFFNQQEGMKMEGAVEEGGKFSNQEDAANGANQGGISVSDLLPPAQRVLFMRIQQKQQEEEDRARRMADGGTEKSRDAEDSGNWYSSEDEDGGGSVTSILKTLRQQTQASQKSDAPSDPRLQKASPANPPARPADPRLARDPRLARAAESSQSSDSTHLASPPSSSGPPADPRLARLAAASAGSAHLPAVSKPEAPLVYKPPPLTAPAEEEETERVLRDKPVPIPLDPLMGMALRDPRSQLQQFSHIKKDIVLHMPAFSKAITWSPEDLLPLPVPKQDLLPLPPGIPPVPPLDPRLSRTQQQLHSQSPPRVPPPSSEPPAPSSSSSLPDFELLSRILKTVNSSPSQSSSPPLPPSPMALLGQTPPAPPVPTEKPVDPRMVRKAPADPRLQPQKSALKQPSEPAPPAPVTSAVSTTGSPPQTIAPYDPRLLSSGGAGRSGAPGPPGGASVLSSISLYDPRTNKPGSPGTAAGPNNSPNSASTESRLGDSTTSKPKSKEPLFVRKSALDQPEPEKSGEQGTDRYNSYNRPRPKPAPSPNSTGQGGPASTGGQGAPGSPADQAGVHNLPVPSLFGVVKQASKTSGTGSPFGGNSPAQSEQTTPEQDNGSLKDVFKGFDPTASPFCQ; from the exons ATGTCAGTTGCAATCTGGTGGTGGTGGAGCTCACATGTAGCTGTTGTGCTCCAGCTGTGCGCCACACTCACACCACAGCATCTCTCCCTTAAATGCAGCATCACAGCTATGGGTAGCCAGTGGCCCCTCATTAG GCATGAGGAAGGCGAGCTGGAGGAGGGCGAATTGGAGGACGATGGGGGAGATGTGGTGATGGGAGGCGACGCGTCTGCCGCAGGAGGAGGTGGCGACGGGGCCGGTGAAGCTGGTGGAGGAGATGGAGTGGCAGGAGACGGAGGTGGAGAGCGGCCCCCGCGGAGCAGGGAGCGCCACGCCAGCAGCGAGACGGACGAAGAGAGGTCGCACCGTCGCAAGCGCAAGAGGAAGAAGGAGCGTGAGCGTGAGAAGAGGAGGGCCAAGAAGAAACGGAAGTCCAAACACAAA CGTCACGCGTCTTCCGATGAGGACTACTCAGACTTCAGCGATGACTCCGACTACTCTCCCAATGAGAAGAGAAAGTACAGAGAGTACAGCCCCCCCTACCCGCCTACC TCTCACGGGGGCTATGGTGGCTCAAAGAAGGGTGGCtacatgaagatgaagatggacAAGCAGGGCTACGGTGGCTACGATGACTATGAAGACGACAACTatgaaggagaggaggaggaggacatggGGGATGAAGAATACGACGACTATACCAAGGAGCTCAACATGTACCGCAAATCCAAGGAGGGCGGCCGGGGTGGACGAG GGGGCAGAGGCCGTATGAAGAACATGAGAGGCCGTGGCGGAATGAGGGGCGGTcggcgaggaagaggagggagcaGAGGCAGAGGAGGACGCGGTGGAAAGATGGGAGACGACGATGGAGATGGTTATGGTGAGGACATGGAG TATGACGACGACTATGACAACATGGGGGAGGATGACTATGATGACTATCAGTACAAGAAGTCCAAAGACAGAGGAAGAG GTGGCAGAGGTGGTCGAGGGAGAGGCAGAGGGAAAGGAGGACGCGGCATGATCAGAGGCAAAATGAGGAGCAGAGGGCGAGGACGGGGTGACATGGGCAATGATGATGACAACAATGGAGACATGGACAACGGG gATGGAGGAGGGGATGTTGGACCAGGAATGGGGAAGAGGAATCAGCATGATAAGAAAGGAAAAGCCATCTGCAAGTACTACATTGAAGGCAGATGCACCTGG GGGGACCATTGCAACTTCAGCCATGACATTGAATTGCCCAAGAAGAAGGAGTTGTGCAAGTTTTACATCACGGGATACTGCGCTAAAGCAGACCACTGCCCGTACATGCATG GTGAATTTCCCTGCAAGCTCTTCCACACCACAGGAAACTGTGTCAATGGTGAtgagtgcatgttctcccatgacAACCTCAACGACGACACCCAGGAGCTGCTCAGCAAG ATGTTAGCAGAGGATGCAGAGGCTGGAGCAGAGGATGAGAAGGAAGTGGAGGAGCTGAAGAAGCAGGGCATCAACCCTCTCCCCAAACCCCCACCCGGTGTCGGCCTCCTCCCCACCCCTCCTCGCCCTGTGCCTGTAGACGGGAATGGCGGGGCAGGAGATTTTGGCCCCGCGGCCGGCGACTTTGGGGGCGTTCCCGTCGCCAACCAGGTGTCCATTGTCCCCAAGGCTCCCTCTGAGCCCGGGTCAGTTCCTGGTCCTGTCCCCTGCATGGGTGGTCCTCCTGTGCAAAACCCTGAAGCAGTTCCTTACCAAGGAGCACCCATGAACCCCAACGGGCCCCCGCAACACATGGGCCCCCCTCCTGCTGGTGGTGGCGGTGGAAAGAAGATCCCATCCCTGTTTGAGATCAAAGTGCAGCCGACAGGACAGCTCGCTCAGAAACTGGCTGTTAG AAGCCAGACACCCAGTAGCAACCAGGCAGCGACCCCCGCACCTGGGGCCCCCCCGACCTGCTTCCCCACCCCGCAAGGCATGATGTCCCCTGACATGCAGAACATAGGCCCGGGGATGAACCAGGGTCCACCTATGATGGGGGGATTTGCGTCCGGGGATTGCCCTCCACATGGGGGTGCTATTCCTCCTCAGGGTGGAGGGAACTACTTCAACACTTTCTTCAATCAGCAGGAGGGAATGAAGATGGAAGGAGCTGTGGAAGAAG GAGGCAAATTTAGCAACCAAGAGGATGCTGCCAATGGAGCCAATCAAGGAGGAATATCTGTCTCTGACCTCCTCCCCCCAGCACAACGTGTCCTCTTCATGAGAATCCAGCagaagcagcaggaggaggaggatcgtGCCCGCCGCATGGCCGATGGAGGCACGGAGAAGAGCAGAGATGCTGAAG ACTCAGGGAACTGGTACTCAAGCGAGGACGAGGATGGTGGCGGCAGCGTGACGTCAATCCTGAAGACCCTCCGACAGCAGACCCAGGCTTCTCAAAAGTCGGACGCTCCAAGCGACCCCCGTCTCCAGAAGGCGTCTCCTGCCAATCCTCCGGCTCGACCCGCTGACCCCCGCTTGGCTCGCGACCCTCGTCTGGCCCGTGCTGCCGAGTCATCTCAGAGCTCTGACTCCACCCACCTTGCGTCCCCTCCTTCTTCGTCAGGGCCACCTGCAGATCCTCGCTTAGCTCGTTTGGCAGCCGCCTCAGCAGGCTCTGCCCACCTACCTGCCGTCTCCAAACCAGAAGCCCCTCTGGTCTACAAACCTCCGCCTCTTACAGCTccagcagaggaggaggagactgaGCGAGTCCTTCGGGACAAGCCTGTGCCGATTCCTTTGGACCCACTCATGGGCATGGCTCTCAGAGATCCTCGCTCACAGCTGCAGCAGTTCAGCCACATCAAGAAGGACATTGTTCTCCACATGCCGGCTTTCTCCAAAGCCATCACCTGGTCGCCTGAGGACCTCCTACCCTTACCCGTCCCCAAACAGGACCTTCTACCACTTCCACCAGGCattcctccagtgcccccccTTGACCCACGTCTGTCCCGCACCCAGCAGCAACTCCACTCACAGTCTCCCCCCAGAGTACCCCCTCCTTCCTCGGAACCCCCGGCCCCCTCGTCATCATCCTCCCTCCCAGACTTTGAGCTTTTGTCTCGTATCCTGAAGACTGTCAACTCCAGCCCCTCCCAGTCCTCCTCACCGCCTCTCCCCCCTTCCCCCATGGCACTGCTGGGACAAACTCCCCCTGCTCCCCCTGTACCCACAGAGAAGCCAGTTGATCCTCGCATGGTGCGCAAAGCCCCTGCAGACCCCCGCCTCCAGCCCCAGAAGTCCGCCCTCAAGCAGCCGTCTGAACCTGCCCCCCCTGCTCCTGTCACCTCTGCAGTGTCCACAACTGGCTCCCCGCCGCAGACCATTGCCCCATACGACCCGCGGCTCCTCTCCTCTGGAGGAGCAGGGCGCAGTGGTGCGCCGGGGCCACCAGGGGGAGCCAGTGTACTGAGCAGCATCAGTCTGTATGACCCAAGGACTAACAAACCAGGGAGCCCTGGTACCGCAGCTGGCCCCAACAACTCCCCCAACTCAGCCAGCACCGAGTCCCGACTTGGGGACTCCACGACGAGTAAACCCAAATCCAAGGAGCCTTTGTTTGTTCGGAAATCTGCCTTGGATCAACCTGAGCCCGAGAAGAGCGGAGAGCAAGGCACCGACAGGTACAACAGCTACAACAGACCCCGGCCCAAACCAGCGCCCTCGCCCAACTCCACTGGCCAGGGAGGACCCGCCAGCACTGGGGGTCAAGGTGCTCCCGGATCCCCTGCAGACCAAGCCGGCGTCCACAACCTCCCAGTGCCCTCTCTGTTTGGCGTCGTGAAGCAGGCCAGCAAGACCAGCGGAACGGGCAGCCCATTTGGAGGGAATAGCCCGGCCCAGTCGGAGCAGACCACCCCAGAGCAGGACAATGGCTCATTGAAGGATGTTTTCAAGGGCTTCGACCCCACGGCCTCTCCCTTCTGTCAGTGA
- the zc3h4 gene encoding zinc finger CCCH domain-containing protein 4 isoform X1 produces MSVAIWWWWSSHVAVVLQLCATLTPQHLSLKCSITAMGSQWPLIRHEEGELEEGELEDDGGDVVMGGDASAAGGGGDGAGEAGGGDGVAGDGGGERPPRSRERHASSETDEERSHRRKRKRKKEREREKRRAKKKRKSKHKRHASSDEDYSDFSDDSDYSPNEKRKYREYSPPYPPTSHGGYGGSKKGGYMKMKMDKQGYGGYDDYEDDNYEGEEEEDMGDEEYDDYTKELNMYRKSKEGGRGGRGGRGRMKNMRGRGGMRGGRRGRGGSRGRGGRGGKMGDDDGDGYGEDMEYDDDYDNMGEDDYDDYQYKKSKDRGRGGRGGRGRGRGKGGRGMIRGKMRSRGRGRGDMGNDDDNNGDMDNGDGGGDVGPGMGKRNQHDKKGKAICKYYIEGRCTWGDHCNFSHDIELPKKKELCKFYITGYCAKADHCPYMHGEFPCKLFHTTGNCVNGDECMFSHDNLNDDTQELLSKMLAEDAEAGAEDEKEVEELKKQGINPLPKPPPGVGLLPTPPRPVPVDGNGGAGDFGPAAGDFGGVPVANQVSIVPKAPSEPGSVPGPVPCMGGPPVQNPEAVPYQGAPMNPNGPPQHMGPPPAGGGGGKKIPSLFEIKVQPTGQLAQKLAVRSQTPSSNQAATPAPGAPPTCFPTPQGMMSPDMQNIGPGMNQGPPMMGGFASGDCPPHGGAIPPQGGGNYFNTFFNQQEGMKMEGAVEEGGKFSNQEDAANGANQGGISVSDLLPPAQRVLFMRIQQKQQEEEDRARRMADGGTEKSRDAEADSGNWYSSEDEDGGGSVTSILKTLRQQTQASQKSDAPSDPRLQKASPANPPARPADPRLARDPRLARAAESSQSSDSTHLASPPSSSGPPADPRLARLAAASAGSAHLPAVSKPEAPLVYKPPPLTAPAEEEETERVLRDKPVPIPLDPLMGMALRDPRSQLQQFSHIKKDIVLHMPAFSKAITWSPEDLLPLPVPKQDLLPLPPGIPPVPPLDPRLSRTQQQLHSQSPPRVPPPSSEPPAPSSSSSLPDFELLSRILKTVNSSPSQSSSPPLPPSPMALLGQTPPAPPVPTEKPVDPRMVRKAPADPRLQPQKSALKQPSEPAPPAPVTSAVSTTGSPPQTIAPYDPRLLSSGGAGRSGAPGPPGGASVLSSISLYDPRTNKPGSPGTAAGPNNSPNSASTESRLGDSTTSKPKSKEPLFVRKSALDQPEPEKSGEQGTDRYNSYNRPRPKPAPSPNSTGQGGPASTGGQGAPGSPADQAGVHNLPVPSLFGVVKQASKTSGTGSPFGGNSPAQSEQTTPEQDNGSLKDVFKGFDPTASPFCQ; encoded by the exons ATGTCAGTTGCAATCTGGTGGTGGTGGAGCTCACATGTAGCTGTTGTGCTCCAGCTGTGCGCCACACTCACACCACAGCATCTCTCCCTTAAATGCAGCATCACAGCTATGGGTAGCCAGTGGCCCCTCATTAG GCATGAGGAAGGCGAGCTGGAGGAGGGCGAATTGGAGGACGATGGGGGAGATGTGGTGATGGGAGGCGACGCGTCTGCCGCAGGAGGAGGTGGCGACGGGGCCGGTGAAGCTGGTGGAGGAGATGGAGTGGCAGGAGACGGAGGTGGAGAGCGGCCCCCGCGGAGCAGGGAGCGCCACGCCAGCAGCGAGACGGACGAAGAGAGGTCGCACCGTCGCAAGCGCAAGAGGAAGAAGGAGCGTGAGCGTGAGAAGAGGAGGGCCAAGAAGAAACGGAAGTCCAAACACAAA CGTCACGCGTCTTCCGATGAGGACTACTCAGACTTCAGCGATGACTCCGACTACTCTCCCAATGAGAAGAGAAAGTACAGAGAGTACAGCCCCCCCTACCCGCCTACC TCTCACGGGGGCTATGGTGGCTCAAAGAAGGGTGGCtacatgaagatgaagatggacAAGCAGGGCTACGGTGGCTACGATGACTATGAAGACGACAACTatgaaggagaggaggaggaggacatggGGGATGAAGAATACGACGACTATACCAAGGAGCTCAACATGTACCGCAAATCCAAGGAGGGCGGCCGGGGTGGACGAG GGGGCAGAGGCCGTATGAAGAACATGAGAGGCCGTGGCGGAATGAGGGGCGGTcggcgaggaagaggagggagcaGAGGCAGAGGAGGACGCGGTGGAAAGATGGGAGACGACGATGGAGATGGTTATGGTGAGGACATGGAG TATGACGACGACTATGACAACATGGGGGAGGATGACTATGATGACTATCAGTACAAGAAGTCCAAAGACAGAGGAAGAG GTGGCAGAGGTGGTCGAGGGAGAGGCAGAGGGAAAGGAGGACGCGGCATGATCAGAGGCAAAATGAGGAGCAGAGGGCGAGGACGGGGTGACATGGGCAATGATGATGACAACAATGGAGACATGGACAACGGG gATGGAGGAGGGGATGTTGGACCAGGAATGGGGAAGAGGAATCAGCATGATAAGAAAGGAAAAGCCATCTGCAAGTACTACATTGAAGGCAGATGCACCTGG GGGGACCATTGCAACTTCAGCCATGACATTGAATTGCCCAAGAAGAAGGAGTTGTGCAAGTTTTACATCACGGGATACTGCGCTAAAGCAGACCACTGCCCGTACATGCATG GTGAATTTCCCTGCAAGCTCTTCCACACCACAGGAAACTGTGTCAATGGTGAtgagtgcatgttctcccatgacAACCTCAACGACGACACCCAGGAGCTGCTCAGCAAG ATGTTAGCAGAGGATGCAGAGGCTGGAGCAGAGGATGAGAAGGAAGTGGAGGAGCTGAAGAAGCAGGGCATCAACCCTCTCCCCAAACCCCCACCCGGTGTCGGCCTCCTCCCCACCCCTCCTCGCCCTGTGCCTGTAGACGGGAATGGCGGGGCAGGAGATTTTGGCCCCGCGGCCGGCGACTTTGGGGGCGTTCCCGTCGCCAACCAGGTGTCCATTGTCCCCAAGGCTCCCTCTGAGCCCGGGTCAGTTCCTGGTCCTGTCCCCTGCATGGGTGGTCCTCCTGTGCAAAACCCTGAAGCAGTTCCTTACCAAGGAGCACCCATGAACCCCAACGGGCCCCCGCAACACATGGGCCCCCCTCCTGCTGGTGGTGGCGGTGGAAAGAAGATCCCATCCCTGTTTGAGATCAAAGTGCAGCCGACAGGACAGCTCGCTCAGAAACTGGCTGTTAG AAGCCAGACACCCAGTAGCAACCAGGCAGCGACCCCCGCACCTGGGGCCCCCCCGACCTGCTTCCCCACCCCGCAAGGCATGATGTCCCCTGACATGCAGAACATAGGCCCGGGGATGAACCAGGGTCCACCTATGATGGGGGGATTTGCGTCCGGGGATTGCCCTCCACATGGGGGTGCTATTCCTCCTCAGGGTGGAGGGAACTACTTCAACACTTTCTTCAATCAGCAGGAGGGAATGAAGATGGAAGGAGCTGTGGAAGAAG GAGGCAAATTTAGCAACCAAGAGGATGCTGCCAATGGAGCCAATCAAGGAGGAATATCTGTCTCTGACCTCCTCCCCCCAGCACAACGTGTCCTCTTCATGAGAATCCAGCagaagcagcaggaggaggaggatcgtGCCCGCCGCATGGCCGATGGAGGCACGGAGAAGAGCAGAGATGCTGAAG CAGACTCAGGGAACTGGTACTCAAGCGAGGACGAGGATGGTGGCGGCAGCGTGACGTCAATCCTGAAGACCCTCCGACAGCAGACCCAGGCTTCTCAAAAGTCGGACGCTCCAAGCGACCCCCGTCTCCAGAAGGCGTCTCCTGCCAATCCTCCGGCTCGACCCGCTGACCCCCGCTTGGCTCGCGACCCTCGTCTGGCCCGTGCTGCCGAGTCATCTCAGAGCTCTGACTCCACCCACCTTGCGTCCCCTCCTTCTTCGTCAGGGCCACCTGCAGATCCTCGCTTAGCTCGTTTGGCAGCCGCCTCAGCAGGCTCTGCCCACCTACCTGCCGTCTCCAAACCAGAAGCCCCTCTGGTCTACAAACCTCCGCCTCTTACAGCTccagcagaggaggaggagactgaGCGAGTCCTTCGGGACAAGCCTGTGCCGATTCCTTTGGACCCACTCATGGGCATGGCTCTCAGAGATCCTCGCTCACAGCTGCAGCAGTTCAGCCACATCAAGAAGGACATTGTTCTCCACATGCCGGCTTTCTCCAAAGCCATCACCTGGTCGCCTGAGGACCTCCTACCCTTACCCGTCCCCAAACAGGACCTTCTACCACTTCCACCAGGCattcctccagtgcccccccTTGACCCACGTCTGTCCCGCACCCAGCAGCAACTCCACTCACAGTCTCCCCCCAGAGTACCCCCTCCTTCCTCGGAACCCCCGGCCCCCTCGTCATCATCCTCCCTCCCAGACTTTGAGCTTTTGTCTCGTATCCTGAAGACTGTCAACTCCAGCCCCTCCCAGTCCTCCTCACCGCCTCTCCCCCCTTCCCCCATGGCACTGCTGGGACAAACTCCCCCTGCTCCCCCTGTACCCACAGAGAAGCCAGTTGATCCTCGCATGGTGCGCAAAGCCCCTGCAGACCCCCGCCTCCAGCCCCAGAAGTCCGCCCTCAAGCAGCCGTCTGAACCTGCCCCCCCTGCTCCTGTCACCTCTGCAGTGTCCACAACTGGCTCCCCGCCGCAGACCATTGCCCCATACGACCCGCGGCTCCTCTCCTCTGGAGGAGCAGGGCGCAGTGGTGCGCCGGGGCCACCAGGGGGAGCCAGTGTACTGAGCAGCATCAGTCTGTATGACCCAAGGACTAACAAACCAGGGAGCCCTGGTACCGCAGCTGGCCCCAACAACTCCCCCAACTCAGCCAGCACCGAGTCCCGACTTGGGGACTCCACGACGAGTAAACCCAAATCCAAGGAGCCTTTGTTTGTTCGGAAATCTGCCTTGGATCAACCTGAGCCCGAGAAGAGCGGAGAGCAAGGCACCGACAGGTACAACAGCTACAACAGACCCCGGCCCAAACCAGCGCCCTCGCCCAACTCCACTGGCCAGGGAGGACCCGCCAGCACTGGGGGTCAAGGTGCTCCCGGATCCCCTGCAGACCAAGCCGGCGTCCACAACCTCCCAGTGCCCTCTCTGTTTGGCGTCGTGAAGCAGGCCAGCAAGACCAGCGGAACGGGCAGCCCATTTGGAGGGAATAGCCCGGCCCAGTCGGAGCAGACCACCCCAGAGCAGGACAATGGCTCATTGAAGGATGTTTTCAAGGGCTTCGACCCCACGGCCTCTCCCTTCTGTCAGTGA